In Amaranthus tricolor cultivar Red isolate AtriRed21 chromosome 5, ASM2621246v1, whole genome shotgun sequence, a genomic segment contains:
- the LOC130812524 gene encoding 29 kDa ribonucleoprotein A, chloroplastic-like, producing the protein MASTSFIASLTPKTLTLSKPPSSSFPFFSLFSSSPSIIAPNSIAFPSFKRYESLSARFVQNVAVSSEFEQEEDVLSEEEQQQPQFSPDLKLFVGNLPFNVDSAELADLFGSAGTVEMVEVIYDKLTGRSRGFGFVTMSTVEDVEAAAQQFNGYELEGRSLRVNAGPPPPKRDDFSPRVGRGGPSFQSANKVHVGNLSWKVDDAALKTLFSEMGDVLEAKVIYDRDSGRSKGFGFVTYSSTDEVNNAIESLDGVDLNGRSIRVSAAESRPRRQF; encoded by the exons ATGGCTTCTACATCCTTTATTGCTTCCCTTACACCTAAAACTCTTACCCTCTCTAAACCTCCATCatcttcttttcctttcttcTCCTTATTCTCTTCTTCACCATCCATAATTGCACCCAATTCCATCGCATTTCCCTCTTTCAAACGATATGAATCACTTTCTGCTCGTTTTGTGCAAAATGTCGCCGTTTCATCTGAGTTTGAACAAGAAGAGGATGTATTGAgtgaagaagaacaacaacagcCTCAGTTTTCTCCTGACCTTAAGCTCTTTGTGGGTAATCTTCCCTTTAATGTTGACAGTGCTGAACTTGCTGATCTTTTTGGGTCTGCTGGTACTGTTGAAATGGTCGAG gttatatatgataaattaacTGGAAGAAGCAGAGGGTTTGGATTTGTGACTATGTCCACAGTTGAGGATGTAGAAGCAGCTGCCCAACAATTCAATGGCTAT GAACTTGAGGGGAGATCCTTAAGGGTAAATGCAGGACCTCCCCCACCAAAAAGAGATGATTTTTCTCCCAGAGTTGGTAGAGGCGGACCGAGTTTTCAAAGCGCCAACAAGGTTCATGTTGGCAATCTTTCATGGAAAGTTGATGATGCTGCCCTTAAGACCCTGTTTAGTGAAATGGGAGATGTATTAGAAGCAAAGGTGATTTATGACAGGGATAGTGGTCGTTCCAAAGGGTTTGGATTCGTAACTTACAGTTCTACCGATGAGGTCAACAATGCAATTGAATCCTTGGATGGTGTG GATCTAAATGGGAGATCTATCCGTGTGTCTGCTGCAGAGTCGAGACCAAGGCGCCAATTTTAA
- the LOC130812525 gene encoding exosome complex component RRP41-like isoform X1, with protein sequence MSTKPGTTPTYSPSTQKKKPQNATFNSSNGVRSDGRGFYQCRPAYLKTGVVSAAAGSACAEFGNTKVIVSVFGPRESKKAMMYSNVGRLNCSVSYTPFATHVRGQVSEHKEFSSVLHKALEGAIILESFPKTTVDVFALVTESGGSELPVIVSCASLALADAGILMYDLVAAVSLSSLGNNLIIDPLLEEERNEDGSLMLTYMPSRSEVTQLTITGEWTAPKMHEGMELCLDASRKLAEIMRLCLKEADSLSNE encoded by the exons ATGTCAACTAAACCAGGAACAACTCCAACATACTCCCCTTCTACCCAAAAGAAGAAACCTCAAAACGCCACTTTCAATTCCTCTAATGGAGTCCGTTCCGATGGCCGTGGTTTTTACCAGTGTAGACCTGCCT ACTTGAAAACTGGTGTCGTTAGTGCTGCTGCTGGTTCTGCATGTGCTGAATTTGGCAACACCAAGGTTATCGTGTCTGT ATTTGGACCGAGAGAAAGTAAGAAGGCAATGATGTACAGTAATGTTGGCCGACTAAATTGCAGTGTCAGCTATACACCTTTTGCTACCCATGTTCGTGGACAG GTTTCTGAACACAAAGAGTTTTCTTCAGTGCTTCACAAAGCTTTGGAGGGTGCAATAATATTGGAATCCTTTCCCAAGACAACAGTTGATGTTTTTGCGTTAGTTACGGAATCTGGTGGAA GCGAACTTCCTGTCATTGTATCATGTGCGAGTCTTGCTCTAGCTGATGCAGGGATCTTGATGTATGATTTGGTTGCAGCAGTCTCTCTG TCTTCTCTTGGGAACAATCTCATCATTGATCCTCTTCTAGAAGAGGAACGCAatgaagatggaagcttgaTGCTTACCTATATGCCTTCTCGGTCAGAGGTTACGCAGTTGACTATTACTGGAGAATGGACAGCCCCCAAAATGCACGAG GGAATGGAGCTCTGCCTGGATGCTAGCAGGAAGCTTGCTGAAATCATGAGATTGTGCCTGAAGGAAGCGGATTCTCTTTCAAATGAGTAA
- the LOC130812525 gene encoding exosome complex component RRP41-like isoform X2 gives MFSHFFVDIGDRFCNFVVLKLNVSSTVLCSIPYLKTGVVSAAAGSACAEFGNTKVIVSVFGPRESKKAMMYSNVGRLNCSVSYTPFATHVRGQVSEHKEFSSVLHKALEGAIILESFPKTTVDVFALVTESGGSELPVIVSCASLALADAGILMYDLVAAVSLSSLGNNLIIDPLLEEERNEDGSLMLTYMPSRSEVTQLTITGEWTAPKMHEGMELCLDASRKLAEIMRLCLKEADSLSNE, from the exons ATGTTCAGCCACTTTTTTGTTGACATTGGAGACAGATTCTGTAATTTCGTTGTACTAAAGCTCAATGTCTCTTCGACCGTTCTATGTTCAATACCGT ACTTGAAAACTGGTGTCGTTAGTGCTGCTGCTGGTTCTGCATGTGCTGAATTTGGCAACACCAAGGTTATCGTGTCTGT ATTTGGACCGAGAGAAAGTAAGAAGGCAATGATGTACAGTAATGTTGGCCGACTAAATTGCAGTGTCAGCTATACACCTTTTGCTACCCATGTTCGTGGACAG GTTTCTGAACACAAAGAGTTTTCTTCAGTGCTTCACAAAGCTTTGGAGGGTGCAATAATATTGGAATCCTTTCCCAAGACAACAGTTGATGTTTTTGCGTTAGTTACGGAATCTGGTGGAA GCGAACTTCCTGTCATTGTATCATGTGCGAGTCTTGCTCTAGCTGATGCAGGGATCTTGATGTATGATTTGGTTGCAGCAGTCTCTCTG TCTTCTCTTGGGAACAATCTCATCATTGATCCTCTTCTAGAAGAGGAACGCAatgaagatggaagcttgaTGCTTACCTATATGCCTTCTCGGTCAGAGGTTACGCAGTTGACTATTACTGGAGAATGGACAGCCCCCAAAATGCACGAG GGAATGGAGCTCTGCCTGGATGCTAGCAGGAAGCTTGCTGAAATCATGAGATTGTGCCTGAAGGAAGCGGATTCTCTTTCAAATGAGTAA